Proteins encoded in a region of the Streptomyces sp. NBC_01298 genome:
- a CDS encoding citrate synthase 2, producing MSDFVPGLEGVVAFETEIAEPDKEGGSLRYRGVDIEDLVGHVSFGNVWGLLVDGAFNPGLPAAEPFPIPVHSGDIRVDVQSALAMLAPVWGLKPLLDIDEQTARDDLARAAVMALSYVAQSARGQGRPMVPQSEIDKAESVVERFMIRWRGEPDPRHVKAVDAYWTSAAEHGMNASTFTARVIASTGADVAAALSGAVGAMSGPLHGGAPSRVLGMIEEIERTGDAVAYVKKALDKGERLMGFGHRVYRAEDPRARVLRRTAKELDAPRYEVAAALEKAALEELHARRPDRVLATNVEFWAAIMLDFAEVPAHMFTSMFTCARTAGWSAHILEQKRTGRLVRPSARYTGPGVRNPREIAGFEDIASTA from the coding sequence ATGTCCGACTTCGTACCCGGTCTCGAGGGAGTCGTCGCGTTCGAAACGGAGATCGCCGAACCCGACAAGGAGGGTGGGTCGCTGCGCTACCGGGGCGTAGACATCGAAGACCTCGTGGGCCACGTCTCCTTCGGGAACGTATGGGGCCTGCTGGTCGACGGTGCCTTCAACCCCGGCCTGCCGGCCGCCGAGCCCTTCCCGATCCCGGTGCACTCCGGTGACATCCGGGTCGACGTGCAGTCCGCGCTCGCGATGCTCGCCCCCGTGTGGGGTCTGAAACCGCTGCTTGATATTGATGAGCAGACCGCTCGTGACGATCTGGCGCGGGCCGCCGTGATGGCGCTGTCGTACGTCGCCCAGTCCGCGCGCGGCCAGGGACGGCCGATGGTCCCGCAGAGCGAGATCGACAAGGCCGAGTCCGTGGTCGAGCGGTTCATGATCCGCTGGCGCGGCGAGCCCGACCCGCGCCACGTCAAGGCCGTCGACGCCTACTGGACCTCGGCCGCCGAGCACGGCATGAACGCCTCGACCTTCACCGCGCGCGTCATCGCCTCGACGGGTGCCGATGTCGCGGCCGCGCTGTCCGGGGCGGTGGGCGCCATGTCCGGCCCGCTGCACGGCGGGGCGCCCTCGCGCGTCCTCGGCATGATCGAGGAGATCGAGCGCACCGGCGACGCCGTGGCGTACGTGAAGAAGGCCCTGGACAAGGGCGAGCGGCTGATGGGCTTCGGCCACCGCGTCTACCGCGCCGAGGACCCGCGCGCCCGCGTGCTGCGGCGTACGGCCAAGGAGCTGGACGCCCCTCGCTACGAGGTGGCCGCCGCGCTGGAGAAGGCCGCCCTGGAGGAGCTGCACGCACGCCGTCCCGACCGGGTGCTCGCGACGAACGTGGAGTTCTGGGCCGCGATCATGCTGGACTTCGCGGAGGTCCCGGCGCACATGTTCACCTCGATGTTCACGTGTGCCCGTACCGCCGGCTGGTCCGCGCACATCCTGGAGCAGAAGCGCACGGGCCGCCTGGTCCGCCCCTCGGCCCGCTACACCGGGCCGGGCGTGCGCAACCCGCGCGAGATCGCGGGCTTCGAGGACATCGCCTCCACCGCCTGA
- a CDS encoding TetR/AcrR family transcriptional regulator: protein MAAVTTESGPKQARSRVTRRHLLEAAVSCLAEQGWAGSTVAVVAERAGVSRGAAQHHFRTREELFTAAVEYIAEVRSTALLDLFPQGGAAAARADVVGALIDLYTGPMFRAALQLWVAASHEEQLRPRVVELEARVGRETHRMAVKLLGADESVPGVRETVQGLLDMARGLGLANVLTDDTARRARVVAQWARILDSELG from the coding sequence GTGGCTGCGGTGACCACGGAGAGCGGGCCCAAGCAGGCCCGCAGCCGCGTGACCCGCCGCCACCTCCTGGAGGCTGCCGTCTCCTGCCTCGCCGAACAGGGCTGGGCCGGCTCCACCGTCGCCGTGGTCGCGGAGCGCGCGGGCGTCTCGCGCGGAGCGGCCCAGCACCACTTCCGCACCCGCGAGGAGCTGTTCACGGCGGCCGTCGAGTACATCGCCGAGGTGCGCTCCACCGCCCTGCTGGACCTGTTCCCGCAGGGCGGCGCCGCCGCGGCCCGCGCCGATGTGGTCGGGGCGCTCATCGACCTGTACACCGGCCCGATGTTCCGCGCGGCGCTCCAGCTGTGGGTCGCGGCCTCCCACGAGGAGCAGCTGCGGCCCCGCGTGGTCGAGCTGGAGGCCCGCGTGGGCCGCGAGACCCACCGCATGGCCGTGAAACTGCTGGGCGCGGACGAGTCCGTACCCGGCGTACGGGAGACCGTGCAGGGCCTGCTCGACATGGCCCGCGGCCTGGGCCTGGCCAACGTCCTCACCGACGACACCGCCCGCCGCGCGCGGGTGGTCGCCCAGTGGGCCCGCATCCTCGACTCCGAACTGGGCTGA
- a CDS encoding acyl-CoA carboxylase subunit beta, with the protein MTRLKSAVDPLAPEHAQARTAALERLAELDAAHTTALAGGGEKYTARHKSRGKLLARERVELLLDPDTPFLELSPLAAWGSDYPVGASMVTGIGTVEGVPCLVTANDPTVRGGASNPWTLKKALRANEIARQNRLPCISLVESGGADLPSQKEIFIPGGAIFRDLTRLSADGVPTIAVVFGNSTAGGAYIPGMSDHTIMIKDRSKVFLGGPPLVKMATGEESDDESLGGADMHARTSGLADYYALDEHDAIRQARRVVARLNHRKAQADPPRAEEPLHDPEELLGIVPADLKTPFDPREVIARIVDASDFDEFKPLYGTSLVTGWASLHGYPVGILANAQGVLFSAESQKAAQFIQLANQRDIPLLFLHNTTGYMVGKEYEQGGIIKHGSMMINAVSNSKVPHLSVLIGASYGAGHYGMCGRAYEPRFLFAWPSAKSAVMGPAQLAGVLSIVSRQSAAAKGQPYDEEADAGMRAFVEAQIESESLPMFLSGRLYDDGVIDPRDTRTVLGLCLSAVHNAPVEGARGGFGVFRM; encoded by the coding sequence GTGACCCGCCTCAAGAGTGCCGTCGACCCGCTCGCCCCCGAGCACGCGCAGGCCCGTACGGCCGCCCTGGAACGCCTCGCCGAGCTCGATGCCGCGCACACCACCGCCCTCGCCGGCGGCGGCGAGAAGTACACGGCCCGCCACAAGAGCCGCGGCAAGCTCCTCGCCCGCGAGCGCGTCGAGCTGCTCCTCGACCCGGACACCCCCTTCCTGGAGCTGTCCCCGCTCGCCGCCTGGGGCAGCGACTACCCGGTCGGCGCCTCCATGGTCACCGGCATCGGCACCGTCGAGGGCGTCCCGTGCCTGGTCACGGCCAACGACCCCACGGTCCGCGGCGGCGCCTCCAACCCCTGGACCCTGAAGAAGGCGCTCCGCGCCAACGAGATCGCCCGCCAGAACCGGCTCCCCTGCATCAGCCTCGTAGAGTCCGGCGGCGCCGATCTCCCCTCCCAGAAGGAGATCTTCATCCCGGGCGGCGCCATCTTCCGCGACCTCACCCGGCTCTCCGCCGACGGCGTCCCCACCATCGCCGTCGTCTTCGGCAACTCCACCGCCGGAGGCGCGTACATCCCCGGCATGTCCGACCACACCATCATGATCAAGGACCGCTCCAAGGTGTTCCTGGGCGGCCCGCCGCTCGTCAAGATGGCCACCGGCGAGGAGAGCGACGACGAGTCCCTCGGCGGAGCCGACATGCACGCCCGGACCTCCGGCCTCGCCGACTACTACGCCCTCGACGAGCACGACGCCATCCGCCAGGCCCGCCGCGTCGTCGCCCGCCTCAACCACCGCAAGGCCCAGGCCGATCCGCCGCGCGCCGAGGAACCCCTCCACGACCCGGAGGAACTCCTCGGGATCGTCCCGGCCGACCTGAAGACCCCCTTCGACCCCCGCGAGGTCATCGCCCGGATCGTCGACGCCTCCGATTTCGACGAGTTCAAGCCCCTCTACGGCACCAGCCTGGTCACCGGCTGGGCGAGCCTGCACGGCTACCCGGTCGGCATCCTCGCCAACGCCCAAGGGGTGCTCTTCAGCGCGGAATCGCAGAAGGCGGCCCAGTTCATCCAGCTCGCCAACCAGCGCGACATCCCGCTCCTCTTCCTCCACAACACCACCGGCTACATGGTCGGCAAGGAGTACGAGCAGGGCGGCATCATCAAGCACGGCTCGATGATGATCAACGCGGTATCGAACTCGAAGGTCCCGCACCTCTCCGTCCTCATCGGCGCCAGCTACGGCGCCGGCCACTACGGCATGTGCGGCCGGGCCTACGAGCCCCGCTTCCTCTTCGCCTGGCCCAGCGCCAAGTCAGCCGTCATGGGCCCCGCCCAGCTCGCCGGCGTGCTCTCGATCGTGTCCCGCCAGTCCGCGGCCGCGAAGGGACAGCCCTACGACGAAGAGGCCGACGCCGGCATGCGCGCCTTCGTGGAGGCGCAGATCGAGTCCGAGTCCCTGCCGATGTTCCTGTCCGGACGGCTGTACGACGACGGGGTCATCGACCCCCGCGACACCCGCACCGTCCTCGGCCTGTGCCTCTCGGCCGTCCACAACGCCCCCGTCGAGGGCGCCCGTGGCGGCTTCGGCGTCTTCCGGATGTGA
- the pdxH gene encoding pyridoxamine 5'-phosphate oxidase, producing the protein MRKQYRSQLVAEESLADDPMGQFARWFRDAAEANVFEPNAMVVASATPDGRPSSRTVLLKRFDDRGFVFFTNYDSRKGRELAANPFVSLLFPWHPIARQVIVTGTASRIGRDETAAYFRSRPHGSQLGAWASEQSTVIASREELDRRYAELEARYPEGEQVPVPPQWGGIRVVPDAVEFWQGHENRLHDRLRYVLEAGTWRVERLCP; encoded by the coding sequence ATGCGCAAGCAGTACCGCTCCCAGCTCGTCGCCGAGGAGAGCCTCGCCGACGACCCGATGGGCCAGTTCGCGCGCTGGTTCCGGGACGCCGCGGAGGCGAACGTCTTCGAACCCAACGCGATGGTCGTCGCGAGCGCAACCCCCGACGGCCGGCCCAGCTCGCGCACGGTCCTGTTGAAGCGGTTCGACGACCGCGGCTTCGTCTTCTTCACGAACTACGACTCCCGCAAGGGGCGCGAACTGGCCGCCAACCCCTTTGTCTCCCTGCTCTTCCCCTGGCACCCGATCGCCCGCCAGGTCATCGTCACCGGCACGGCCTCGCGCATCGGCCGCGACGAGACGGCCGCGTACTTCCGCTCCCGCCCCCACGGCTCCCAGCTGGGCGCCTGGGCCAGCGAACAGTCCACGGTGATCGCCTCCCGCGAGGAGCTGGACCGCCGCTACGCGGAGCTGGAGGCCCGCTACCCGGAGGGCGAGCAGGTTCCCGTTCCCCCGCAGTGGGGCGGCATCCGCGTGGTCCCCGACGCGGTGGAATTCTGGCAGGGCCACGAGAACCGCCTCCACGACCGCCTCCGCTACGTCCTGGAGGCCGGCACCTGGCGCGTGGAACGCCTCTGCCCGTGA
- a CDS encoding acyclic terpene utilization AtuA family protein, whose product MTRRPLLIGNASGFYGDRFDALREMLTDGPLDVLTGDYLAELTMLILGRDRLKNPELGYAKTFLRQLEECLGLAHERGVRIVVNAGGLNPAGLAGAVRALAAKLSVPVAVAHVEGDDLMPYPLPSGESALTANAYLGGAGITACLRAGADVVVTGRVTDAALVSGPAAWWFDWAPDDHDRLAGAVVAGHVLECGTQATGGNYAFFTRHDVSRPGFPLAEIAEDGSSVITKHRGTGGIVSVGTVTAQLLYETQGTRYLGPDVTARLDTVRLSEAGADRVRISGVLGEAPPGTLKVGVTRIGGWRNEVVFVLTGLDIDAKAALVREQLAELLAPVSSVSWTLSRTDHADAETEETASALLRLVVRDPSPDRVGRALTSAAIELALASYPGFHVTAPPSPAQPYGVFTATALPSAQAPHTAVLADGTRIAMPASPAPNPAPPAFEERGSGGGAPEGAGAQPPVSGRGGAGESPAGPTAPGSQALTAPGSQALTAPGSQALTAPGSQALTAPGSQALTAPGSQALTAPGSQALTAPGSQALTAPGSQALTAPEPQAPTAPEPQAPTVPTRRVPLGTLFGARSGDKGGDANVGVWAETGPAWEWLRTTLTVEAFKALLPEAAPLEVARAELPNLRSLNFTVTRILGDGVASGHRFDPQAKGLGEWLRSRHVDIPEALLQRPAGAPAAVPPRPVVAPAAVPQRPAEAPAAVPQRPVVAPAAVPPQPPAGPPAALPQPPAEPPAEPPVTTTPEGTP is encoded by the coding sequence ATGACCCGTCGCCCCCTCCTCATCGGCAACGCGTCGGGCTTCTACGGAGACCGCTTCGACGCCTTGCGCGAGATGCTGACGGACGGCCCCCTCGACGTGCTGACCGGGGACTACCTGGCCGAGCTGACCATGCTGATCCTCGGCCGCGACCGGCTGAAGAACCCGGAACTCGGCTACGCCAAAACCTTCCTGCGCCAGCTGGAGGAGTGCCTCGGCCTCGCCCACGAGCGGGGCGTACGGATCGTCGTGAACGCGGGCGGCCTGAACCCGGCGGGACTCGCCGGAGCGGTCCGCGCGCTCGCCGCGAAGCTGTCGGTCCCGGTCGCGGTCGCACACGTCGAGGGCGACGACCTGATGCCGTACCCGCTTCCGTCCGGGGAGAGCGCGCTCACCGCGAACGCCTACCTCGGCGGCGCCGGGATCACGGCCTGCCTGCGGGCGGGCGCGGACGTGGTGGTGACCGGCCGGGTCACGGACGCGGCGCTGGTCAGCGGGCCCGCGGCCTGGTGGTTCGACTGGGCGCCGGACGACCACGACCGGCTGGCCGGGGCGGTGGTGGCGGGCCACGTACTGGAGTGCGGCACCCAGGCCACGGGCGGCAACTACGCCTTCTTCACCCGGCACGACGTGTCCCGCCCGGGGTTCCCGCTGGCGGAGATCGCGGAAGACGGCTCGTCGGTCATCACGAAGCACCGGGGCACGGGCGGCATCGTCTCCGTCGGTACGGTCACGGCTCAACTCCTCTACGAAACCCAGGGAACCCGCTACCTCGGCCCCGACGTGACGGCCCGCCTGGACACGGTCCGGCTGTCGGAGGCGGGCGCGGACCGGGTCCGGATCTCCGGGGTCCTGGGGGAGGCCCCGCCCGGCACCCTGAAGGTGGGCGTGACCCGCATCGGGGGCTGGCGCAACGAGGTCGTCTTCGTCCTGACGGGCCTGGACATCGACGCGAAGGCCGCGCTGGTGCGGGAGCAGTTGGCCGAACTGCTCGCGCCGGTCTCCTCCGTCTCCTGGACGCTGTCCCGTACGGACCACGCGGACGCGGAGACGGAGGAGACCGCGAGCGCGCTGCTCCGCCTGGTGGTCCGGGACCCCTCCCCCGACCGGGTGGGCCGCGCCCTCACCTCGGCGGCCATCGAACTGGCCCTGGCCAGCTACCCCGGCTTCCACGTCACGGCCCCACCCTCCCCGGCCCAGCCGTACGGAGTCTTCACCGCGACCGCCCTCCCCTCCGCGCAGGCCCCCCACACGGCGGTCCTCGCGGACGGCACCCGGATCGCGATGCCGGCCTCGCCGGCACCAAATCCAGCCCCTCCGGCGTTTGAGGAGCGGGGGTCCGGGGGCGGAGCCCCCGAAGGGGCCGGGGCGCAGCCCCCGGTTTCGGGAAGGGGCGGGGCGGGGGAAAGCCCCGCAGGGCCCACCGCGCCCGGGTCGCAGGCTCTGACCGCGCCCGGGTCGCAGGCTCTGACCGCGCCCGGGTCGCAGGCTCTGACCGCGCCCGGGTCGCAGGCTCTGACCGCGCCCGGGTCGCAGGCTCTGACCGCGCCCGGGTCGCAGGCTCTGACCGCGCCCGGGTCGCAGGCTCTGACCGCGCCCGGGTCGCAGGCTCTGACCGCGCCCGGGTCGCAGGCTCTGACCGCGCCTGAGCCGCAGGCTCCGACCGCGCCTGAGCCGCAGGCTCCGACCGTCCCCACCCGCCGGGTGCCGCTGGGCACCCTCTTCGGGGCCCGCAGCGGAGACAAGGGCGGGGACGCCAACGTCGGGGTGTGGGCCGAGACCGGCCCCGCCTGGGAGTGGCTCCGCACCACCCTGACCGTCGAAGCCTTCAAGGCGCTGCTCCCCGAAGCGGCCCCACTGGAAGTGGCCCGCGCAGAACTCCCGAACCTGCGCTCCCTCAACTTCACCGTCACCCGGATCCTCGGCGACGGCGTGGCCTCCGGTCACCGGTTCGACCCCCAGGCCAAGGGCCTCGGCGAATGGCTCCGCTCCCGCCACGTGGACATCCCCGAAGCCCTGCTGCAACGGCCGGCGGGCGCGCCCGCAGCGGTGCCGCCACGGCCGGTGGTGGCGCCCGCAGCGGTGCCGCAACGGCCGGCGGAGGCGCCCGCGGCCGTGCCGCAACGGCCGGTGGTGGCGCCCGCAGCGGTGCCGCCGCAACCGCCGGCGGGCCCGCCCGCAGCCCTGCCGCAACCGCCTGCGGAGCCCCCCGCCGAGCCCCCCGTAACCACCACCCCGGAGGGGACCCCGTGA
- a CDS encoding ATP-binding protein has translation MTLTTPRPTNLTSLLVANRGEIAVRVFRTARALGLDTVAVHSDPDADALHVRAADAAVRLPGAAPADTYLRGDLVIAAALAAGADAVHPGYGFLSENADFARAVRAAGLTWVGPPPAAMEAMASKTRAKELMRAAGVPLLDPVDPHAATTADLPLLLKAAAGGGGRGMRVVRDLDSLKESLEAASAEALSAFGDGEVFAEPYVERGRHVEVQVLADSHGTVWALGTRDCSLQRRHQKVIEEAPAPGLPEALRTTLHEAAVAAARAVSYEGAGTVEFLVTADGRPYFLEMNTRLQVEHPVTEAVFGLDLVALQLRIAEGAALPLDPPTPAGHAVEARLYAEDPAADWRPQTGVLHTLDVPSTVRVDTGFTDGDTVSVHYDPMLAKVVAHAPTRAEAVRALAHALAGARIHGLITNRELLVRSLRHPEFAAARLDTGFYERHLPALTEAAPDDRAPVLSALAAALADSAPEPDAPLAGRLGGWRNLRSQPQSRRYTAAGTEYEVRYHPSRSGPPELLDHPGVRVLSAARHAVTLEVDGVRRLFHVKQKSNTTYVDSVLGSRALTPVPRFEDPQDRTEPGSLLAPMPGTVVRVAEGLAPGSPVTAGQPLLWLEAMKMEHRILAPASGTLTALHAVTGQQVEFGALLAVVQEEA, from the coding sequence ATGACTCTGACCACGCCCCGCCCCACGAACCTGACCTCCCTCCTGGTCGCCAACCGCGGCGAGATCGCGGTCCGCGTCTTCCGCACGGCCCGCGCCCTGGGCCTGGACACCGTCGCCGTCCACTCCGACCCGGACGCCGACGCCCTGCACGTCCGCGCGGCCGACGCGGCCGTCCGGCTGCCCGGCGCGGCCCCCGCCGACACCTACCTGCGCGGCGACCTGGTCATCGCGGCCGCCCTCGCGGCGGGCGCCGACGCCGTCCACCCCGGCTACGGGTTCCTCTCCGAGAACGCCGACTTCGCCCGCGCCGTGCGCGCCGCCGGGCTCACCTGGGTCGGCCCGCCGCCCGCGGCCATGGAGGCCATGGCCTCCAAGACCCGGGCCAAGGAGCTGATGCGCGCCGCCGGGGTCCCGCTGCTCGACCCCGTCGACCCGCACGCCGCCACCACCGCCGACCTCCCGCTGCTCCTCAAGGCCGCCGCGGGCGGCGGCGGCCGCGGGATGCGGGTGGTCCGCGACCTCGACTCCCTCAAGGAGTCCCTCGAGGCCGCCTCCGCCGAGGCCCTGTCCGCCTTCGGCGACGGAGAGGTCTTCGCCGAGCCCTACGTGGAGCGCGGCCGCCACGTCGAGGTGCAGGTCCTCGCCGACTCCCACGGCACGGTGTGGGCGCTCGGCACCCGCGACTGCTCCCTCCAGCGGCGCCACCAGAAGGTCATCGAGGAAGCCCCCGCGCCCGGCCTCCCCGAGGCCCTGCGCACCACGCTCCACGAGGCCGCCGTGGCCGCCGCCCGCGCGGTCTCGTACGAGGGCGCGGGCACGGTGGAGTTCCTCGTCACCGCCGACGGCCGCCCGTACTTCCTGGAGATGAACACCCGCCTCCAGGTGGAACACCCGGTCACCGAAGCCGTCTTCGGCCTGGACCTCGTCGCCCTTCAGCTACGGATCGCCGAGGGCGCGGCCCTGCCCCTGGATCCCCCCACCCCCGCCGGACACGCCGTCGAGGCCCGCCTCTACGCCGAGGACCCGGCCGCCGACTGGCGTCCGCAGACCGGTGTCCTGCACACCCTCGACGTCCCCTCCACGGTCCGCGTGGACACTGGTTTCACCGACGGGGACACCGTCTCCGTCCACTACGACCCCATGCTGGCCAAGGTCGTCGCCCATGCCCCGACCCGCGCCGAGGCGGTCCGCGCCCTGGCCCACGCCCTCGCCGGAGCCCGGATCCACGGGCTGATCACCAACCGCGAGCTCCTCGTACGCTCCCTGCGGCACCCGGAGTTCGCGGCGGCCCGGCTCGACACCGGGTTCTACGAGCGCCACCTGCCCGCCCTCACCGAGGCCGCCCCGGACGACCGGGCCCCCGTGCTCAGTGCGCTCGCCGCCGCCCTCGCCGACTCCGCCCCCGAGCCGGACGCCCCGCTGGCCGGCCGCCTCGGCGGCTGGCGCAACCTCCGCTCGCAGCCGCAGAGCCGCCGGTACACGGCGGCCGGGACCGAGTACGAGGTCCGCTACCACCCCTCGCGCAGCGGTCCCCCGGAACTCCTCGACCACCCCGGTGTGCGGGTCCTGTCCGCCGCGCGGCACGCGGTGACCCTCGAAGTGGACGGTGTCCGGCGGCTGTTCCACGTGAAACAAAAATCGAACACGACCTACGTGGACTCCGTGCTCGGCTCCCGCGCCCTGACCCCGGTCCCCCGCTTCGAGGACCCCCAGGACCGCACCGAACCGGGCTCCCTGCTCGCCCCCATGCCCGGCACCGTGGTCCGGGTCGCCGAGGGCCTCGCCCCCGGCAGCCCCGTCACCGCCGGGCAGCCCCTGCTCTGGCTGGAGGCCATGAAGATGGAGCACCGCATCCTCGCGCCCGCCTCCGGCACGCTCACCGCGCTCCACGCCGTCACCGGCCAACAGGTCGAATTCGGCGCCCTGCTCGCCGTAGTCCAGGAGGAAGCATGA
- a CDS encoding acyl-CoA dehydrogenase family protein, giving the protein MSSTQGTTTLGTTTLETEEHRALRAAVAALGRKYGREYLARIAREGGHPDELWADAAKLGYLGVNLPEEYGGGGGGIAELSIVLEELGAAGCPLLMMVVSPAICGTVIARFGTEDQKRAWLPGLADGTRTMAFGITEPDAGSNSHRITTTARRDGDDWLLTGRKVFISGVDIADATLIVGRTEDARTGSLKPCLFIVPREAPGFRYTPIDMELQAAEKQFELVLDDVRLPSSALVGDEDAGLLQLFAGLNPERVMTAAFAIGMGRYALARAVDYAKTRQVWKAPIGAHQAIAHPLAAAHIDLELARLMMQKAAHLYDAGEDMAAGEAANMAKYAAGEACVRAVDQSVHTLGGNGLTREYGLAALIVASRVARIAPVSREMILNFISHQTLGLPKSY; this is encoded by the coding sequence ATGAGCTCCACCCAAGGCACCACGACGCTCGGCACCACGACTCTCGAAACTGAAGAACACCGGGCCCTGCGCGCGGCGGTCGCCGCCCTCGGCCGCAAGTACGGGCGCGAGTACCTCGCACGCATCGCCCGGGAGGGCGGCCACCCCGACGAACTGTGGGCGGACGCCGCGAAACTGGGCTATCTCGGAGTCAACCTCCCCGAGGAGTACGGCGGCGGAGGCGGCGGCATCGCCGAACTCTCCATCGTGCTCGAGGAACTCGGCGCCGCCGGCTGCCCGCTCCTCATGATGGTCGTCTCGCCCGCCATCTGCGGCACGGTCATCGCCCGCTTCGGCACCGAGGACCAGAAGCGGGCCTGGCTCCCCGGCCTCGCCGACGGCACCCGGACCATGGCCTTCGGCATCACCGAACCCGACGCCGGCTCCAACTCCCACCGCATCACCACCACCGCCCGCCGTGACGGCGACGACTGGCTCCTCACCGGCCGCAAGGTCTTCATCTCCGGCGTGGACATCGCCGACGCCACCCTCATCGTGGGCCGCACGGAAGACGCCAGGACGGGCAGCCTCAAGCCCTGCCTGTTCATCGTGCCCCGCGAGGCACCCGGTTTCAGGTACACCCCCATCGACATGGAACTCCAGGCGGCGGAGAAGCAGTTCGAGCTGGTCCTGGACGACGTGCGCCTCCCCTCCTCCGCGCTGGTCGGCGACGAGGACGCGGGCCTGCTCCAGCTCTTCGCGGGCCTCAACCCCGAGCGCGTGATGACCGCCGCCTTCGCGATCGGCATGGGCCGCTACGCCCTCGCCCGGGCCGTCGACTACGCGAAGACCCGCCAGGTCTGGAAGGCCCCCATCGGCGCCCACCAGGCCATCGCACACCCCCTGGCGGCCGCCCACATCGACCTCGAACTGGCCCGCCTGATGATGCAGAAGGCGGCCCACCTGTACGACGCCGGGGAGGACATGGCCGCGGGGGAGGCCGCGAACATGGCGAAGTACGCGGCGGGGGAGGCGTGCGTCCGGGCGGTGGACCAGTCCGTCCACACCCTGGGCGGCAACGGCCTCACCCGCGAGTACGGCCTCGCGGCCCTCATCGTCGCCTCCCGGGTGGCCCGAATAGCTCCGGTCAGCCGCGAGATGATCCTCAACTTCATCTCCCACCAAACCCTGGGCCTCCCCAAGTCCTACTAG
- a CDS encoding PH domain-containing protein — protein sequence MALPVLTGLFIVFVAYARPRRFTVLDERGIAVRNFLRVRRLRWAELYDIRAEVLDGQAARLGGLTVQAYAYRADGKRLVLPCLDDREQPAVRREATRIRMVWTELRGPQWRLDPQAESRIARDAARRERRWAGARWERSLGAPSWSSPSSCSARGSSADRAPQVPDIPG from the coding sequence GTGGCGCTGCCGGTTCTGACGGGCCTGTTCATCGTGTTCGTCGCGTACGCCCGGCCGCGCCGGTTCACCGTTCTCGACGAGCGGGGGATCGCCGTACGGAACTTCCTGCGGGTGCGGCGGCTGCGGTGGGCGGAGCTGTACGACATCCGGGCCGAGGTCCTGGACGGGCAGGCGGCCAGGTTGGGCGGGCTCACGGTCCAGGCGTACGCCTACCGCGCCGACGGCAAGCGGTTGGTGCTGCCGTGCCTCGACGACCGGGAGCAGCCGGCAGTGCGCCGGGAAGCGACCCGGATTCGGATGGTGTGGACGGAGCTCCGCGGGCCGCAGTGGCGGCTGGACCCCCAGGCTGAGTCCCGCATCGCCCGGGACGCCGCGCGCCGGGAGCGCCGGTGGGCGGGCGCCCGGTGGGAACGTTCCTTGGGGGCGCCGTCCTGGTCGTCTCCGTCATCGTGCTCTGCGCGGGGTTCTTCGGCTGACCGGGCGCCGCAGGTCCCGGACATACCGGGATGA
- a CDS encoding enoyl-CoA hydratase family protein produces MPPLVHAARTPGLTTLTLDSPANRNALSAPLVQELRTALATAAADGSTRAVVLTHTGTTFCAGADLKSPCDPADFLALLREIAELPVPVVARVTGHVRAGGLGLLGVCDIAAAGPASTYAFTETHLGVVPAVISAPLLPRLDPRAAARYLLTAEVFDSAEATRIGLLTLHGTDATDAEGLDKVLAPVLDGLLKAGPEALAATKRLVTAPVRAALERDGAALAELSARHFASAEAREGISARFERREPSWLR; encoded by the coding sequence ATGCCCCCACTGGTCCACGCCGCGCGAACGCCCGGCCTCACCACCCTCACCCTCGACTCCCCGGCCAACCGCAACGCCCTCTCCGCCCCCCTGGTCCAGGAACTCCGCACGGCCCTCGCCACCGCGGCGGCGGACGGGTCCACCCGGGCCGTCGTCCTCACCCACACCGGCACCACCTTCTGCGCCGGCGCCGACCTCAAGTCCCCCTGCGACCCGGCGGACTTCCTGGCGCTGCTCCGGGAGATCGCGGAGCTCCCCGTGCCGGTCGTCGCCCGCGTCACCGGCCACGTCCGCGCGGGCGGCCTCGGCCTGCTCGGCGTCTGCGACATCGCCGCCGCCGGGCCGGCGTCCACGTACGCCTTCACGGAGACGCACCTCGGTGTCGTCCCGGCCGTGATCTCCGCGCCCCTGCTCCCGCGCCTGGACCCCCGCGCCGCCGCCCGGTACCTGCTGACCGCCGAGGTCTTCGACTCCGCCGAAGCCACCCGCATCGGCCTGCTCACCCTCCACGGCACGGACGCCACCGACGCCGAGGGCCTCGACAAGGTGCTGGCCCCCGTCCTGGACGGCCTCCTCAAGGCCGGCCCCGAGGCCCTGGCCGCGACGAAACGGCTGGTCACCGCCCCGGTACGGGCCGCCCTGGAGCGGGACGGCGCCGCCCTCGCCGAGCTGTCGGCCCGGCACTTCGCCTCCGCCGAGGCCCGCGAGGGCATCAGCGCCCGCTTCGAGCGACGGGAGCCGTCGTGGCTGCGGTGA